A DNA window from Salvelinus fontinalis isolate EN_2023a chromosome 28, ASM2944872v1, whole genome shotgun sequence contains the following coding sequences:
- the LOC129826351 gene encoding arginine/serine-rich coiled-coil protein 2-like, translating to MAASDADSTNLLPLMGSLYTDRRKHTMESSKSPRSSKYHPSRSRSHSRDRKRKSSDKKHRRSRSRSKEAQRRDSEKPSKSHSKQDDLPEQTERGRERLSAENGEERHRRKDKKGRSHSRSHSCDRRHRSRSRDKLRSRSPREKKKRARSRSGSKTKHRRRSKSRERKKKNEKVHRKEKSRSRSVSPQAFRGRNTAMDAQEALARRLERAKKLQEQKEKEMLEKQHQEVPPVPAPLLSDTVVVAAAAATHPVLNVAALLASGTQVTPQIAMAAQMAALQAKTLAETGIAVPSYYNPSAVNPLKFAEQEKKRKKLWQGKKEGDKSQTAELWEKLNFGNKDQNVKFRKLMGIKGEEEGEASKPLNDEGLKTLQQQEEMFHNLDVQYEMARSQTHTQRGMGLGFGSSFSRGMDAI from the exons ATGGCG GCAAGTGATGCCGACTCGACCAACCTGCTACCCTTGATGGGCTCTCTTTACACGGACAGAAGAAAACACACTATGGAATCATCCAAATCCCCCAGAAGCTCCAAATACCATCCTTCACGATCAAGGTCACACTCCAGGGACCGGAAACGCAAATCAA GTGACAAAAAGCACAGACGAAGTCGGAGCAGGAGCAAAGAG GCACAAAGGAGGGACTCTGAGAAGCCATCAAAATCGCACAGCAAGCAGGATGATCTGCCGGAGCAGACTGAGCGGGGCAGGGAGAGACTTTCTGCAGAGAACGGGGAGGAGCGACACCGGCGCAAAGACAAGAAGGGACGGAGCCACTCCAGGTCACACTCATGCGACAG GCGTCATCGCAGCAGAAGCCGGGACAAACTGAGATCGCGTTCTCCgcgggagaagaagaagagggccAGGTCCCGGTCGGGCTCAAAGACCAAACACCGCCGCAGGAGCAAAAGCAG GGAGCGGAAGAAGAAGAATGAGAAAGTGCACAGAAAAGAGAAGAGTCGTAGCAGGTCTGTGAGCCCCCAGGCTTTCCGGGGCAGAAACACTGCCATGGACGCACAAGAGGCCCTGGCCAGAAG GTTGGAAAGGGCAAAGAAACTGCAAGAGCAGAAAGAAAAGGAGATGTTGGAGAAACAGCATCAGGAGGTACCTCCAG TGCCAGCCCCCCTGCTGTCTGACACAGTAGTAGTTGCTGCTGCAGCTGCTACCCACCCTGTCCTCAATGTGGCAGCTCTCCTGGCCTCTGGGACACAGGTCACACCCCAGATCGCCATGGCAGCGCAGATGGCAGCCCTACAAGCCAAAACCTTAGCAGAGACTGGCATTGCTGTGCCCAGCTATTACAATCCCTCAGCTGTCAACCCCCTGAAGTTTGCAGAACAGGAGAAGAAAAGGAAGAAGCTCTGGCAGGGAAAGAAGGAAGGG GACAAATCCCAGACAGCTGAGTTGTGGGAGAAGCTGAACTTTGGAAATAAGGACCAAAATGTTAAATTTCGTAAACTGATGGGCATCAAA ggggaagaggaaggtgaggcCTCAAAGCCACTCAACGACGAAGGCCTGAAGACCCTGCAGCAGCAGGAGGAGATGTTCCATAACCTTGACGTTCAGTACGAGATGGCCAGGTCCCAGACCCACACTCAGAGAGGCATGGGACTAGGCTTTGGCTCTTCATTCTCACGGGGCATGGATGCGATCTAA